The following proteins are encoded in a genomic region of Parachlamydiales bacterium:
- a CDS encoding ATP-binding cassette domain-containing protein, with translation MIVVNNLWKRYGKLQVLKGLNLQVLDGETVIILGRSGVGKSVLLRQIIGIEKPDEGYVEVNGIRVTSINLQSNFEVMRHMGMLFQSAALFDSMNIGDNVGFYLKQHFPDMPPGENRDRITHALEVVGLAGTEDKMPSDLSGGMRKRAALARVIVYRPSLILFDEPTTGLDPITAMQINELINKTKEELNATIIVVTHDIKSAFEVGDRLAFHQNGIIEHVATKEEFIKIDDPVLKEFFSNAMISFDNIKHSKHEETNHG, from the coding sequence ATGATCGTCGTAAACAATTTATGGAAACGCTACGGAAAGCTGCAAGTCCTTAAAGGTCTCAACCTTCAAGTCCTTGATGGCGAAACCGTCATTATTTTGGGACGCTCCGGCGTCGGCAAAAGCGTTCTTTTACGGCAGATCATCGGGATTGAAAAGCCGGATGAAGGCTATGTCGAGGTTAACGGCATCCGTGTGACATCCATCAACCTCCAATCCAACTTCGAAGTCATGCGCCATATGGGAATGCTCTTCCAAAGTGCTGCCCTCTTCGACTCTATGAACATCGGCGACAATGTTGGCTTCTATCTAAAACAACACTTCCCCGATATGCCGCCGGGCGAAAACAGAGACAGGATAACGCATGCCCTTGAAGTCGTAGGCCTGGCCGGAACCGAAGATAAAATGCCTTCCGACCTCTCTGGCGGGATGCGCAAACGCGCCGCACTCGCCCGTGTAATTGTTTACCGTCCCAGTTTAATCCTTTTTGATGAGCCCACGACAGGCCTTGATCCTATCACAGCCATGCAAATTAACGAGCTTATCAACAAGACAAAAGAAGAGTTAAACGCTACTATCATCGTCGTGACACATGACATCAAATCGGCTTTTGAAGTAGGCGACCGTCTAGCCTTCCACCAGAATGGCATAATCGAACATGTGGCTACTAAAGAAGAATTTATAAAAATTGACGATCCTGTATTAAAAGAATTTTTTAGTAATGCTATGATCTCTTTTGATAATATTAAGCATTCTAAGCATGAGGAAACGAATCATGGGTGA